In Deinococcus maricopensis DSM 21211, one genomic interval encodes:
- a CDS encoding HpcH/HpaI aldolase/citrate lyase family protein, with protein sequence MLNFPFALGASLYIPATRDDLTDLVSGAKPLGARSLILCTEDAVREEDLPLALARLQEALPHLPAPGSGPLMFVRPRTPRVLEQILGMRGAQHLTGFVLPKIHAGNAHESLTLLRGTGQHAMVTVETREAFSARAMETLRDALLESDVGVPCVRVGGNDLLGLLGMRRTRGVTAYHTPLGPLIDRLVSLFKPWGLNVSAPVYDFTDDPETLAREAHEDLLHGTFGKTAIHPRQVSVIEAAYRVSASEMDMAHAILRDDAPAVFRIGDAMCEPSTHAAWARAVLARGAAYGVTGSPISVPLDSIAL encoded by the coding sequence GTGCTCAACTTCCCGTTCGCGCTCGGCGCGAGCCTCTACATCCCCGCCACCCGCGACGACCTCACGGACCTCGTAAGCGGCGCCAAACCCCTCGGCGCGCGCAGCCTCATCCTGTGCACCGAGGACGCCGTCCGCGAGGAGGACCTGCCGCTCGCCCTCGCGCGCCTGCAGGAAGCCCTGCCGCACCTGCCCGCCCCCGGCAGTGGCCCCCTGATGTTCGTGCGCCCCCGCACGCCCCGCGTGCTGGAGCAGATCCTGGGCATGCGCGGCGCGCAGCACCTCACCGGGTTCGTCCTGCCGAAAATCCACGCGGGCAACGCGCACGAGAGCCTCACGCTCCTGCGCGGCACCGGGCAGCACGCCATGGTCACCGTCGAAACGCGCGAGGCGTTCAGCGCGCGCGCCATGGAGACGCTGCGGGACGCGCTGCTGGAGAGCGACGTGGGCGTCCCGTGCGTCCGCGTTGGCGGGAACGACCTGCTGGGCCTGCTCGGCATGCGCCGCACGCGCGGCGTCACCGCGTACCACACGCCGCTCGGCCCGCTCATCGACCGGCTCGTCAGCCTGTTCAAACCGTGGGGCCTGAATGTCAGCGCGCCCGTGTACGACTTCACCGACGACCCGGAAACGCTCGCGCGCGAAGCGCACGAGGACCTGCTGCACGGCACGTTCGGGAAGACCGCCATTCACCCGCGGCAGGTGAGCGTCATCGAAGCGGCGTACCGCGTGAGCGCCAGCGAGATGGACATGGCCCACGCGATCCTGCGGGACGACGCGCCCGCCGTGTTCCGCATCGGGGACGCCATGTGCGAGCCGAGCACGCACGCCGCGTGGGCACGCGCGGTGCTCGCGCGCGGCGCCGCGTACGGCGTGACCGGCAGCCCGATCAGCGTGCCGCTCGACAGCATCGCCCTGTAA